The Nilaparvata lugens isolate BPH unplaced genomic scaffold, ASM1435652v1 scaffold2963, whole genome shotgun sequence DNA window tgattattaattcatgCAATGGTATGTATGAGAATTCCATTATTTCATGAAAAGTTTTGTGATTGGTATTTTGAAACCCACAGTTTGGAATTTCTCCCACAACAAATTCTATAAGGAAGCCATCGTTTTTTTCAGTTCACATTTGGCTACACGACAATGAAAGTTCTTATGCGTCATTACATTGTAACAGATCGAATATAGCATTCAAAATACAATCAATTGAATGTTTATTGTTCTGTTTCTTGTAATCGGTTTCTTGTCAATCGACTTACTCTTTTGTAATCAGTTTCTTATAGGAACCGTAATCCAAATCTAATCCGCAAAATCTAGCCAAAGAGCCAAGTTAAATCAAAAATCGAAATTTCCAGAATCTTATTTCAAGGTTTATGTTCACATTAATTTAGTTCCAGATCATTTCCGAGACCGTTGATAGACTAATCGCTGTGAAAACTGCACCATTGAGCAATCACTGGTGTGATCAAAATTGTGTATTATACTAGCTTCCGAATCGCTTTTGAATTTCCAGATAAGAAAATATTAGTCAAGGTATTATGTATACGGAATTCTTGCATGAACAATAATATTGGTAAGATAACTGCAGCAACCTCATTCAAAGtaattcaacattattttagATCTTATTATATTGTGGATTTGAATGTTTGGAAACTGAGTCACGAGAGAAAACTTGATATTGCAAAGGTTTCAAGATTACCTTAGCTTTTAATGACTctctataattatataagtCAAGTAATGACCCCTTACAACAACATAATTATCATACAGTTTCAACAAAATGGCATCTCCATGACGCCGTGAAAGCATCAGCCAATGATAGCGCGTTGTTGGCCTACTCGCACTTGATTGGTGGACGTTGTATGACGTAGGGGGTCTCCCACCTGGCATTCAGCAATAGTATTCAAGAGGGCGTCACGTGATCTCACCAGTTCTTAAATCAATAGATTCGTTACTATATTGAAATTATGTTTCTACTTTATACTCTGTTACCTGGAGAAGTCGATTATTATTGTGATACAGTTTCTCGTCAGCTCATGAATTCATCAGAGTATTTGATCATGTTCAATTCAGCTTAATCTACAAAATGCTTTGAATTAAAATGATAGCTACTCAAGAGCTatccaacctaacaaaattttcaaaaatgtaatgaTAAAAGAATGCTTTCATGATTGATATATGCTACGTTGCCTAGATCAATTCCTAAACTCATTGAATACAATTCGAAAGAATAATTAATACTCATTGAACGTGAGGATGAAgggtaatgaataataataacaattcagtgataagaaaaaataacatcTATTACCTAATATCACGCAAATACTCCTAGTAAATAGTAAACTCGTCAATCGAATATCTCACAAAGTcaagtaaaaaatcaatttagaaAAAACACCCATTACATGATTCATGCAATCTTCTAGTCTAGAAATATGGGGTTCCAGTTTTCTAAGCTAGTATGAAATATcaaattgtaaaattatttgatttcactcaaataataattatgcaagTTGCATAGATTAGTGAGTTCATAATATTCAAGTTTATGTAAGTTGAGTGAAGTTTTCCAACTTTGCAGACCGCAGACTTTCAAGAGAGAATAATGTAGCTTCTTGTTTCTTGAACTATTCTCTTATCACCATCACTGAAGCAGTAGTGACATTCCTAATGCTGCATCAGTGTTATATGGTTTGGATGGAGTTACCAGATTACAGCATAGTTTCTGTGAATGCATTAGTTTCAGATAGCACCATCCTCCTCTGTTCTCGCTAGCATTCCAAATATGTCTATGTATTCCAGTAGACAATGTATTCCAGTCTAACATCAACTACTGGAAGATTGGAAGCCTTCCGAGAAATTTGCTTGTAATTATAGGTACACGTGTTCACTATGTGGTGTCATGACTTAACTTGTCATGTAGTCTCTGTAACCTTCATGATCTAGATTTCCTCTCTTACAAGCTGTTGAAAACTGCTAGGTAGCTACTATAATCAACTGAACTAACTtgctactacaataaaatagaCTAACTAtagctattatatatataagctTATGCTTTATGGGCAAGCATGTGGAAGCGTCAGAAGTGACTTGTcataatttaaaaaacacaaaacaaaaattacattaaAGATATACTATATTCTATAGTAGAAATTACTATAGCTATTGAACCAATCTTAGAGATGAGGAAAAGAAGACAtagggagaaggaagagaggagaagaagtcggagaaaattgaaatgaaaaggatTAGGTGAAcacgaagaggaagaagaagagtgagaaaTAGTTGTGCAAGAAAAAGGTACATAGGTAAATGGTTATTCCATGCTACATTGTTAGCATTGGTTATATAGTTATACTATGCTATTACCGTATATTGATTATTCTGtagtattataaaatattattcaaaatagcgATGGCATAATTTTTTACACCTTCGTAATGATTGGATCGCTAtcttatatataattattataatatatattttcaatttcaataaaatataattgcattttgaatgaaataaaagggAAACGGTACTCCTATTAcaagtagctctgtgaacagcagacctcgagctcagtaagttacattgacctgttgttatgttttctcaaaaaataataaataattcaactcaatttaaaatgtctagaaaaaatcctaaataaacatagagctttctgtcctatcgtaccgtgacgtgtcgtccggaatgtgagtgtgagcgctgttatcaggtctggctgcaactgtccacaacattgatggaaagatatataTTTACaagattttcgatgtttttgaacgggtagtattatagtctactaTAGACAGCtgaataatgatgaataattctatagtctgatttttacaccaatattggcgtatgaaggaggctcctttttccttttatattatccttgagatgcaaaatttccaaaaaccttgtatatacgtcgacgcgcaatttaaaaaacaacatacctgtcaaatttcatggaaatctattaccgcgtttcgccgtaaatgcgcaccatataaacatataaacatgaataaacatttaaacattccaacatttaaacattaagagaaatgccaaaccgtcgacttgaatcttagacctcacttcgctcggtcaattagtacATGAGCATTACATAAGCTTATTCAACATAAGTGAGTTAGTCTAGTCCACTAATTGCTCAGCCAGTCTATTTTTTAGAATCCATTACACAATGAGCTTCGGTTGTGAGACTCTTTAAACCTTTGGATCGTTGAATACGTCCCTTCAAAACATTAACATTAGAGtccattacaatattatatcaacCTTCAAAAATCACAATATTGAGTATCGACAATGTAGTCTACTATTCTGGCTGTTTGAATAAGCTCAACTAATTTTCGACCTTTTAAAATCATGCACTGGCCTTCCAGTAGATCTGTGAACAGTTGACcacgcgcagttataaaccatagCCCCTTTTAATACTGACCGTCAGAGTTTTTTCTGTTCTGTCGtgtccaaagaccttaaagagatatagacccacaatgcttatgccttcccaatgatagctcttacttgaaattgaaggccgccattggggtattttagcacgagatattgtATCTATATATTCGTAATAGTATAGATTGCAAAGGCATTGGTAATAATTtcataggttgccccctcaatagccgatttcaattccaagtacgacactagcgctgcatgtgagtctatggatctttaaggtctttggtcgTGTCGACGGGATATAGGCCTATCGGTGTGAAACGGCCAATGTCTGATTGGATTGGCGTTTCTGCAATGCTAATCatctgttgtaaacaactatcaCCGAATTCTAATTTCCCACAAGACACACTGTCAACTgatcagcccgagttgaaagcagaggaaAGTCAAgtgaaaatactatgttactttcagttattaataATCAATGCAATTATTGCAGGCAATTGATAATCCACTTCAcagttgattaataattataaagtagCTCTATGGTCacatttttacagtaatatggAAGTAAAGAGGGAACTCCTTCTCCTTAATGCGAAATTTACACATTTAtagacgcgcaattaaaaaatgacCATTCCTGTCGTATATCATGAAAATTAATTGCcttgtttcgccgtaaatgagaaaaatcatACATACATgagaacatacaaacataaatagaaaagagaaattcaaaaccatcgacttcgctcggtcaatgaaccATAGAAtgcataattgaataaattcttaGATGATGAGATACAAGACTTACCTGTCCAATTAGACGATTGAGGTTCGTATAGGTTGGTCGATTTACATCCAAGTTGCGGGCACAAATGTCATAGAAAGCCTCGTTGTCGAAAATGAAACAACAATCGGACACGTTGAGACTTCCATGAGTGGTTAGACATGCATTATACGGCTCAGTGATCAACGGTGATATCTGCAagaaaattacatgaataaatcgAGATAAGAATTATCGAATGTAAGGAGATTGATGAAATTTTGTGAACCGACTCCTCTTTTCTCCTCAGAGTAACAGTCatgtgaaaattattatttagctcTGCAACAAACAACAAGTACATTTCTCATTGTCGTTCATGGAATGCTTATTTTAATAAGCTCTCGAtgtcgatgatgatgatgatgatgacttaCTTCCCCATCACGCCGCTGCGTGAACCTTAGGGCCGAATCACACGAGGCGGCACGGTACGTCAGGACAGGATGCTCTTCGATTGACTGATTGACTTGGCTTATTGAGAATcgaccaatcagagagcttcttGTCCCGACGTCCGTGTCAAACAGAGAGTCTAGAATGTAGTCTACAGAGTAGCTTAAAGAGTTTCCATATAGGTAGCCTTTGCGTGCATTTTGATTGTATTAGCATACAGTCTATTCTCTTTGGTGGACACTAGTCTGAAAATACGCCTCGTGTGCCTTAGTCCTTATTCTCGTGACTATGCAACTACTTTTGTAAAAACAGTAATTGTTTatccaatgaatgaataaatagataaagtGAGCTGAGAACCAAATTATTCTACTAACCCTGGGCGATGGATAGATGGCGAACTCGATTTTGTTTTTCTTGGCGTAGTCGTTAGTCATGCGCTCGAGCAGATTGACAGTGAACCCGGACCCTGTGCCTCCGCCGAAAGAGCGCACCACTATGAAGCCTTGGACGTTGGCACAGTTCTCGGCCACTTTACGGATGCGGTCAAGCACCAGTTCGGACATTTCGTTGCCGATCGTGTAGTAGCCACGTGCGAAGTTGCTCGCCGCGTCCTCTTTGCCCGAGATCAGCGTGTCTGGGTGGAACAGCTGACGATAGGCTCCCGTTCTTATCTCGTCTGGAGACAGCAAATGACAAACATAttcaatctcaaatatattcttatatctaAGGTTGATGGAATACCGGTAGGCTACAGTTCTAATCTCATCTAAAGACAGCAATTAAGTgacaaaaaaatttcaaatagatACGGTAGTTATGTAagtgatgttgctttccatgacgaaacattGAAACTTTgttgtagcatagagaaacaatagcgtaagtagatatcccatggtatagggcgtttatgttgcaacttttactgttatctcaagccgattactgttgattattgtcgaattttactgttttgttggggtgagagtgtatgaacggcacactATGGAagaccagtgtcacacagcttcacggaaaagaattacatgaactatcagcttgatataacagtaaaagttgcgacataaacgccccataccatgggatatctactcatactattgtttctctatggttgtagTTTACACACTGCAAAGCAAggcgcccctggtgtcaggctgatgaagctcctcctcaggagtgaaataTGAACCTCAATTCGCCAAGAAaattaagtgtttttcaaatatttacaaatgtaACACAGTGTCTAAACTACAACAATGTTATCTAAGATTTATTAGCTGAAGGTAGGCTCCAGTTCTAATCTCCTCTGGAGGCAGCAGTGACTAAcgtattcaatttcaaataggtACTCTTATCTAAAGTTGATGAACTAACTGTAGGCTCTTGTTCTAATCTAATCTTGCCTGGAGGCAGCAAGTGACCAACgtaacatttattaaattttaaatagaTATTCAAAGTAGATGGACTGACGATAGACTAAAGTTTTAATCTCATAAGGATACAGCAAGTGTCAAACATATTCAATTCGAAATAAATGCTACTCTCAGGTAGATGAGGTGTTCAGTGAAAGACTAATTGAAACTTTgagtatatttgaaaaataatagaaaaatgccATCAGATTTGTGTTTAACATATTTGTGGATGCATTTTAGCCTATTTATTTCACTGAATGGGATGAGTAAAAAATTCAACTCATTCAGGACAGAGAATCGTTGCAATATTATTTAGAACAAACTGTAAATTCATATTGTGTTTTTTCTTCATCAAATATAAACAAGAAACAGATTCAAACTTACAATGAACAATAAATAGATATGgccaaaaataatcaataaataagtgaaAGATAAAGTTTTCGGCAATCGCTGGTTTGTatgatcatattatttgtactatagataatattatattattcactcCATCcaataaatagtaataattgaatacaAGATTTCGGAACAGCTTGAACTCAAAAATATTGTGTATTATATTTCcacttcaaatattttgttaatataatTAACGTATAAATTAACCTATATTCATGGTTTTACTTAACCATCGTTCAAGTAACAATtcttatgaataaatgaaaataagtaaatatgatcaaaaataagaatcttgcattagtatttatttattttcaatcacttgtaaatggcattagtagccggaacatgtcgtgacgaaatagtttaaaaagggtactcagatttatatttttatttataaaaatactcaAGTATTCAGTAGCTCACTTTagttattgacaaaaatcaATAAACTATTGATATTGCATTCAGTGCAAATAACATTACAAATGCAGCAACTTTTAATACTGTAACACAAGAGAATTGAGAGTAGCTTATTATTGTTTTTGGTAGGTAGGCGTTTTTCTTCCAGGGAATGTTAATGTGATTGTCTATTGTAGTCTACCTATACATAAAAAATTGATGGTCAAGGAATAAACAGTTCTCATCAGTTTCGTGTTAAACTCGGAATTGAAAACTGATCACTTATTGGAAAATGGATgggaaattctattttataaaatattgataaagaaTTCAACTTAATTTTGGAATCAAAACACGACTGAAACATCAACTCAAATCTACATCATGAGATTGACAATTAAGTTAAATTGTATTAGGCCTACAATTGAATTTCCTTTAAAAACCAAGATTACCTACGCAAGTTGGTTCCAAATCAAAAATGACGCATCTCGGCACATATTTTCCACTATTATCTTCGAAGAAGGTGTTGAACGATCTATCCCTGCAGCGTTCATAGCCAGGGTAGACGAGTCCATCTGGCCTGATAGCATGCTCCAGACAGTACAACTCCCAACAAGCATTCGCTATCTGTGTACCTGATTGACCAATGTGGATGGAGATAATTTCTTTCTGAAATATGCAGATGAAACCTTATTTTGAAATGGTGAGAGGGTTTATTATTTCACAACTGATGTGATGAAGCACTTTTTTGTAGGGTTAGAGCATTTCTCCCAAACATTTTATGCTTagtcataattttttgtattttctctctttctttttgaAACTCATAGCTTGTGCAAGTGCAACACCCTGCAACATTGTGGGTGGATACGGATACATAGTGGAGTGATCCAGGTAGCTTGTAGCTTCAAGCTTGAGAGTGTTGAATGGAATGTATCCATTGATATGGGTCAAAACATACATATCTAAGATTCGCCACCTGAGTGAGCAACCATTTAGTTACATGCATTACATTCTACACTCTCTAGCTTGAAGTTAGGTATTTTTgccaaaaacatttttttacccgcttaataatgataaataaatattgtacagATGAATGATATTAATCAATAGCTATTCACATCAGAGCCCTCTGCTGCATGAGGAAATACAAAGTGACCACGAGAAacatttacattttgaaaatataaaacaatattaatttttcaatgactatatttattcaacttgagtGAAATGGTTGTGAGTATATGCCATCTACTATAAGTTAAAAAAAACTATGTCAGGAAGGTGACGTCCTTCTTCCCTGAGACAATTTTCTATTCTGTCCAGAAAGCTCTCCCGCACTTGTTGCAGTGTATCCCTAATGATCAACGCCACCTCATTGCATATCGCTGCTTTCAAGGCATCTTAAGTACGGGATCTATGTCGATAAACTTGCTCTTTCAAATGTCCCCACAAATGAAAATCAAACATGTTAAGGTCCGGAGATCGAGGAGGGCAGTGCACAtctccaaaaatattgaaatcaggGAGAGCTTCCTGGACAGAATAGGATATTGCCTCAGGAAAGAATTACGTCACCTTCCTGAcataattttcttttcataagGTAAATGGCATATACTCACAACTATATTACTCAAGTTGAATGAATAGtatcttgaaaattaatattgtttttcaatttctaaaatGTAAAATGTTTTTGTGGGCATTCTGTATAAGCTAATAATTCAGTCATCTCCTATTATAATAACCAGCTGACTACTAAAACTATCAGTTAGTATTTTTGTATGCAATAGGGCCCtgtttctactggtgatatacTTGTGACACTTTACATTGAATTCACAATACAACCACCTGTGAAGTTACCTTGCCAATCAGTTGTCTGTTGAATTATTATACATCTTGGAATGTGGATCAAAAGTGATGTTTTGATTCACACActtcattttgaaaatagaaaatgctCTGCGAGGAAGATCAGATTGTAAAAATTATCGAAAATCTCAACTCACCATGTCTGTTTCTTTgtattatataatttgtataGTGTTATATTAATTTCTGATAATTTTACTGTAATTTTACTATGAATTTTGATTGAGTTTTTACATTTTCCATGAAGAATTTTGCTGTGTTGTTCTGTCCAAAAAGTTATGTTATTGTAATTTTCCGTACTATCACATTAGGTTAACGTTTATCACATGTCTTATCAGATGTTTAAGTGTTCTCAATGCTCTTAGTGGAACTGtgtaaaaagtacaaaacaATCCCTTTTTTAAGTCATTTTTAGCGGCTTCTTTAGTCAACTCACATTCCAAAATAGAGGAATTAGGATTTTTGcagaaaatatgaatataaagattacataattatttatgaatcatattatataaaCGCAAGCAATAGTTAATAAAATTCGTGCACCTGAAGTTTAAAATGAGTTTAGAAATAATTTACCTCTCAAttccaaataataattatcaaaatcaaatcaaatttttttatcacaatacaatagttgagggtcctgccaaacccaagGTTTTTTTGCGGGTGCCCAGCTACAGGaaaaaaaatgagttacaaaagataaatagacttagacaaaataaatattacacttcaaagattttaagtgaaaaataaaagaaaactaatacaaaatgaaaaaataaaataaaaaatatacatcagattttgatacaaaattaataaaaaagggaaaaatgagaatttattagaaaggaatgaaataataaggaaaaagGGATTTTTTTTTACacaagtaatagtacatttttatcgttgaggcaggcggcagtggcaataaaaggaaaatttcaaaacttctgccagcaaaaattaaaaaattctaataatgtaagcatatactgtcatttttactttccttgccctattaccataggtaaggaaagtattgctttccaaaaaaaattaaggtaccctgatttcaagttttctatacgtttcaagtccccctgagtccaaaaacatgatttttgggtgttggtctgtgtgtgtgtatggtgtgtgtgtgtgtgtgtgtgtgttgtgtgtgtgtggtgtgtgtgtgtgttgtgtgtgtatggtgtgtgtgtgtgtgtgtgtgtgtgtgtgtgtgtgtgtgtgtgtgtgtgtgttgtgtgtgtgtgtatgtgtgtgtggtatgtgtgtgtgtgtatgtgtgtgtgtgtgtgtggtatgtgtgtgtgtgtatgtctgtgaacacgataactccattcctaatcaaccgattgatttgaaattttaaacttaaggtccttataccatgaggatccgacaataagatattcaataaaattcaattcaagatggcggaaaaaatggcggataattactaaaaaccatgtttttcacgtttttctcgaaaacggctctaacgattttcttcaaattcataccatggatagctatttataagccctatcaactgctatgagtttcatttctgggaaaattcaggagctct harbors:
- the LOC120348938 gene encoding tubulin alpha-3 chain-like, with the translated sequence MKEIISIHIGQSGTQIANACWELYCLEHAIRPDGLVYPGYERCRDRSFNTFFEDNSGKYVPRCVIFDLEPTCVDEIRTGAYRQLFHPDTLISGKEDAASNFARGYYTIGNEMSELVLDRIRKVAENCANVQGFIVVRSFGGGTGSGFTVNLLERMTNDYAKKNKIEFAIYPSPRISPLITEPYNACLTTHGSLNVSDCCFIFDNEAFYDICARNLDVNRPTYTNLNRLIGQVSLVSHHLRIYSIMHSMVH